The following proteins are encoded in a genomic region of Novosphingobium sp. PP1Y:
- a CDS encoding DUF6379 domain-containing protein — MAFGESARESALLPVERVIAENGLHICADGVRIDVRLPWYRSLPLSTIEIEALSIGGTPIDLTSVRFELEGKRWDFHQLAEQTDAFWFVLDQAQLLVPGQTLEPGSEHEVAVTIALYPPYIPGMRRSNSQKLTLKALEGKVQ; from the coding sequence GTGGCTTTTGGCGAATCGGCCAGGGAGAGTGCATTGCTGCCTGTAGAAAGAGTCATCGCGGAAAACGGTCTGCACATTTGTGCAGATGGGGTGCGTATCGATGTTCGCTTACCGTGGTACCGTTCCCTGCCGCTATCCACGATTGAAATCGAAGCGCTGAGCATCGGCGGGACGCCGATCGATCTCACGTCTGTGCGTTTCGAACTCGAGGGCAAACGCTGGGACTTTCATCAACTGGCAGAGCAGACCGATGCGTTCTGGTTCGTGCTGGACCAGGCACAGCTGTTGGTGCCAGGCCAGACACTGGAGCCTGGCTCCGAACACGAGGTCGCGGTGACCATCGCGCTCTATCCGCCTTACATTCCGGGCATGCGCCGGTCCAACAGCCAGAAGCTCACGCTCAAGGCCCTTGAGGGAAAAGTGCAATGA